One part of the Astatotilapia calliptera chromosome 9, fAstCal1.2, whole genome shotgun sequence genome encodes these proteins:
- the LOC113028732 gene encoding homeobox protein NANOG-like produces the protein MEDYGMHFSPDSWNSGSGPEGSLSLEELATWAETALKMEMSKKTADTSEAVSSSVSEEKQDFALPRSQDGNITATLHPPSTAPEKPKGKARVVFTERQLNILVHHFNLKRYYEPREMKQLAEMTGLTYRQVKNWFQNRRSKFKRRSHPPHVNQDVPLHFQGEGQPPFRQQYTEHQEVNPIPNGGNHQGPYHHAVDSFAPGPQWTFPNSPQTFGWSMPPDNGQHEFNPAAGMNVHEEYYMPFV, from the exons ATGGAAGATTATGGGATGCACTTTTCTCCAG ACTCGTGGAATTCAGGCAGCGGCCCTGAAGGGAGTCTATCCTTGGAAGAACTCGCTACATGGGCAGAGACTGCTCTAAAAATGGAGATGAGCAAAAAAACCGCTGATACCTCTGAGGCTGTTTCCAGTTCAGTCTCAGAAGAGAAACAAGATTTTGCTCTCCCAAGAAGCCAGGATGGCAACATCACTGCCACTCTGCACCCTCCCAGCACTGCTCCAGAGAAACCTAAAGGAAAGGCCCGGGTGGTGTTCACGGAGAGGCAGTTGAATATTCTTGTCCATCACTTTAATTTGAAACGTTACTATGAGCCAAGGGAGATGAAACAGTTGGCAGAGATGACAGGTCTGACctacagacag GTAAAAAATTGGTTTCAAAACAGACGGAGTAAGTTTAAGAGGAGGTCACATCCTCCGCATGTGAATCAGGATGTCCCACTTCAT tttcaggGAGAGGGACAGCCCCCATTCAGGCAGCAGTACACCGAGCACCAGGAGGTAAACCCAATCCCAAATGGTGGAAACCATCAGGGCCCCTATCATCATGCTGTGGACAGTTTTGCTCCTGGACCTCAGTGGACCTTCCCCAACTCGCCCCAGACATTTGGCTGGTCGATGCCACCAGACAACGGCCAGCATGAATTTAACCCTGCTGCTGGTATGAATGTACATGAAGAATACTATATGCCTTTTGTATga